A DNA window from Pungitius pungitius chromosome 1, fPunPun2.1, whole genome shotgun sequence contains the following coding sequences:
- the LOC134106014 gene encoding uncharacterized protein LOC134106014 isoform X1, whose translation MTQSLVVAASGGALPPGVLSALGVASCRGRWLCSQGKGGTSPRPRSLSNQGERKVSSDKVDQNVPSFQSLWQQGSNPSVKRKENATSKVGRVRDFLAYMGAGKNKLHLWNYLDNPERIFSYAASLQPSKTVTTAAIYLKNSSQFMKYFQQTPPKQCRLSRGQIVGVIRALDASKSNIQTPVVLHQLKVKSDKLSRLVSRETLRNCQMRAEAAIPKLLDCMERGNSTRERYAFFGHLSALLASLYGHRPGVFRNMTVTEVLHAAEEEECEADTITDPGYVISVAEHKTNRDFGAAQIYLRAEEYSWFKKWLAVRGKCNPTTDHFMVGDGGGPVTNLLQCMQGAWIEMGLPGRPNFMDLRTAVAAHAKNFHPEDVRRRIATFMCHDVSTADRFYTLVLNPRQAKQLRIQLEEVVANPDPPCASSATEIIPV comes from the exons ATGACACAGAGCCTGGTGGTTGCAGCATCAGGAGGTGCATTGCCACCCGGAGTTCTCTCAGCGCTAGGTGTtgccagctgcagaggaaggtggCTGTGCTCTCAAGGAAAAGGAGGAACCTCTCCACGTCCCCGATCCCTGTCCAACCAGGGAGAACGGAAGGTTTCGTCGGACAAAGTAGATCAAAATGTCCCCAGTTTCCAGAGTCTGTGG CAGCAGGGCTCCAATCCCTCGGTAAAGCGGAAGGAAAACGCCACATCCAAGGTGGGAAGAGTCCGAGACTTCTTAGCCTACATGGGGGCTGGAAAGAATAAGCTCCACCTGTGGAACTACCTAGACAACCCCGAGCGTATATTCAG TTACGCAGCAAGCCTCCAGCCCAGCAAGACCGTCACGACGGCTGCAATTTATCTAAAAAATTCGTCCCAGTTCATGAAGTATTTTCAGCAAACGCCCCCGAAACAATGCAGACTTTCCCGGGGCCAAATAGTCGGTGTTATACGGGCTCTGGATGCCTCTAAATCTAACATCCAGACACCAGTAGTCCTCCACCAGCTAAAGGTGAAGTCGGATAAACTGTCCCGGTTGGTTTCCCGTGAGACGCTGCGTAACTGTCAGATGAGGGCGGAAGCTGCAATCCCAAAGCTTCTGG ACTGCATGGAGCGTGGAAACAGCACCCGGGAACGGTACGCCTTTTTCGGTCACTTGTCCGCCCTCCTGGCATCCCTCTATGGACACCGGCCGGGCGTATTCAGGAACATGACAGTGACTGAGGTGCTCCAtgctgcggaggaggaagagtgcgaGGCGGACACCATCACCGACCCTGGCTATGTTATTTCG GTGGCGGAGCATAAGACTAACAGGGACTTTGGCGCAGCACAGATCTACCTGCGCGCTGAAGAGTACTCCTGGTTTAAAAAGTGGCTGGCGGTGCGGGGAAAATGCAACCCCACAACGGATCACTTTATGGTAGGCGATGGAGGAGGGCCAGTCACCAACCTACTCCAATGCATGCAAGGTGCATGGATAGAAATGGGGCTGCCTGGCCGGCCAAATTTCATGGACCTCCGCACCGCAGTCGCAGCACAT GCCAAAAACTTTCATCCCGAGGATGTCCGAAGGCGCATAGCAACCTTTATGTGCCACGACGTATCAACTGCTGACCGCTTTTACACACTCGTCCTGAATCCGAGGCAGGCCAAACAGCTACGTATCCAGCTGGAAGAAGTTGTTGCCAACCCCGACCCCCCGTGTGCATCGTCTGCAACTGAAATAATACccgtttga
- the LOC134106014 gene encoding uncharacterized protein LOC134106014 isoform X2, whose translation MTQSLVVAASGGALPPGVLSALGVASCRGRWLCSQGKGGTSPRPRSLSNQGERKVSSDKVDQNVPSFQSLWQGSNPSVKRKENATSKVGRVRDFLAYMGAGKNKLHLWNYLDNPERIFSYAASLQPSKTVTTAAIYLKNSSQFMKYFQQTPPKQCRLSRGQIVGVIRALDASKSNIQTPVVLHQLKVKSDKLSRLVSRETLRNCQMRAEAAIPKLLDCMERGNSTRERYAFFGHLSALLASLYGHRPGVFRNMTVTEVLHAAEEEECEADTITDPGYVISVAEHKTNRDFGAAQIYLRAEEYSWFKKWLAVRGKCNPTTDHFMVGDGGGPVTNLLQCMQGAWIEMGLPGRPNFMDLRTAVAAHAKNFHPEDVRRRIATFMCHDVSTADRFYTLVLNPRQAKQLRIQLEEVVANPDPPCASSATEIIPV comes from the exons ATGACACAGAGCCTGGTGGTTGCAGCATCAGGAGGTGCATTGCCACCCGGAGTTCTCTCAGCGCTAGGTGTtgccagctgcagaggaaggtggCTGTGCTCTCAAGGAAAAGGAGGAACCTCTCCACGTCCCCGATCCCTGTCCAACCAGGGAGAACGGAAGGTTTCGTCGGACAAAGTAGATCAAAATGTCCCCAGTTTCCAGAGTCTGTGG CAGGGCTCCAATCCCTCGGTAAAGCGGAAGGAAAACGCCACATCCAAGGTGGGAAGAGTCCGAGACTTCTTAGCCTACATGGGGGCTGGAAAGAATAAGCTCCACCTGTGGAACTACCTAGACAACCCCGAGCGTATATTCAG TTACGCAGCAAGCCTCCAGCCCAGCAAGACCGTCACGACGGCTGCAATTTATCTAAAAAATTCGTCCCAGTTCATGAAGTATTTTCAGCAAACGCCCCCGAAACAATGCAGACTTTCCCGGGGCCAAATAGTCGGTGTTATACGGGCTCTGGATGCCTCTAAATCTAACATCCAGACACCAGTAGTCCTCCACCAGCTAAAGGTGAAGTCGGATAAACTGTCCCGGTTGGTTTCCCGTGAGACGCTGCGTAACTGTCAGATGAGGGCGGAAGCTGCAATCCCAAAGCTTCTGG ACTGCATGGAGCGTGGAAACAGCACCCGGGAACGGTACGCCTTTTTCGGTCACTTGTCCGCCCTCCTGGCATCCCTCTATGGACACCGGCCGGGCGTATTCAGGAACATGACAGTGACTGAGGTGCTCCAtgctgcggaggaggaagagtgcgaGGCGGACACCATCACCGACCCTGGCTATGTTATTTCG GTGGCGGAGCATAAGACTAACAGGGACTTTGGCGCAGCACAGATCTACCTGCGCGCTGAAGAGTACTCCTGGTTTAAAAAGTGGCTGGCGGTGCGGGGAAAATGCAACCCCACAACGGATCACTTTATGGTAGGCGATGGAGGAGGGCCAGTCACCAACCTACTCCAATGCATGCAAGGTGCATGGATAGAAATGGGGCTGCCTGGCCGGCCAAATTTCATGGACCTCCGCACCGCAGTCGCAGCACAT GCCAAAAACTTTCATCCCGAGGATGTCCGAAGGCGCATAGCAACCTTTATGTGCCACGACGTATCAACTGCTGACCGCTTTTACACACTCGTCCTGAATCCGAGGCAGGCCAAACAGCTACGTATCCAGCTGGAAGAAGTTGTTGCCAACCCCGACCCCCCGTGTGCATCGTCTGCAACTGAAATAATACccgtttga